ACAGTTTTTAGTCAGGGTGAAAGAATAAGGTTTAATTTCTTGGACAAGCTAATAGAGACTGGAAAAGTTAAACTCGAACTTACAGAGAGTTTAATTATTGATAATAGAGATATTGACACCTTCATACGCTTTCTTGGTGCAAAGACATTTATTGGTTCGTATAGTTGCTTTTCAATACTTGCTATGATTCTCAGAGACCAATCAAAAAGGTCAATATTTCTAGAGGATGAAAGAAGTCTGTCTTCTCACCATTTTATTGAGATGCGTAGAATGCTAAGATTGATTGGTGTTAGTTTTTTAAAATATGATTTCGCATAAATATAAATGCATATTTTTGCATATACCTGGAACAGCTGGAACTCTCATTGAACGGTTAATTGTCGGACAGGATTGGTATAATATAGATCCCAATTCTAAACATCTAAACTATAAACAAAGTAAGCAACTATATCGTGATTATTGGGATCATTATTTTAAATTTACCTGGATTAGGAATCCTTCTGATAGACTTTTAAGTCTGACTAGATTTCCCAACGCATATTTTAATATTCAAAAATTTGATGCAGACTACCTATCAGAAGAGAATATTTATCAGTACTATAACTATTGCAGATCACATATGAACATTTCCTCTGAATATCCTCTAAGAGAATTAAGAGAAATATCTGTATATGAAGACTTTCTTGGTGAAGACTTCGATTTTGTTGGAAGATTTGACAAGTTGAATCTTGATATAAAAGTACTTCTTAACTTGCTTAATATCTCCACCTGCGGAATTAGTCAAATTATTCATTCAATATCAATTTCAACGCCTAAGAGTCGCAATAAGAGATTATTGCGATATAACAAATCTTCGCTACAGTTATTTCGATCCCTTTTCTTGCCTGATTATCTTTTATTTGAGTCATTCAAATAACCTATGAAATTATCTATCGGAACAGCTCAATTTGGAATGGATTACGGGATAACTAGTACTATCGGCCCTGTAAACATTAAAGAAATAAAAGAAGTTTTCTCGTTTGCACTAGAACATAAAATTATATCTTTGGATACTGCTTATTCATATGGAGATTCTGAGTACAAGATTGGTCAATGCATCGGTAAAGATAAGAGGATTAGGATAACCACAAAGCTCCCTTCTTTGCCAGCTATCGATCCAGTTCACTCAGCAACCATATATTTTCAAGAAAGTTTGGATAGGCTTGCAACCTCATCAGTCGATACATTATTGGTCCATAATCCGTCAAATCTTAAGGGCAAACACCCATCATCAATTCTAGATTGGATGAAAAACCTCAGATCAAATGGTATTATAAATAATATTGGTATATCAATCTATGATCACTCTGACTTGTCAGGCATTAATTTAGATGATATTGATATTATTCAACTGCCATTATCTCTTTACGATCAAAGGAATTACAAGGATATGCTTATTAGCAATCTTAAAAGCGAAGGCAAATATATTGTGACTCGAAGTTCTTTTCTGCAAGGCCTAATTCTTACTGAAGCAGAGAAATGGCCCACATTTCTTAGCCGAAGCTTTATCACACATCACCATAATTTTTTAAATTTAATTCAAAAAATGACAATTCAAAATCCTCTTTTCTATGCTTTAGACTTCATTTCTCGCATCAATGAAGTCGATCAAATTGTTGTGGGAATTCATTCATTAGACCATCTAAGAGAAATTTATAATTATTATTCAATGATCGAAAAATCTTGTGCTAGCAGGATAGATTATTCAACATTAGCATGGGATAATATGTATGATATAGACCCAAGATTCTGGAGATCAACATGAGCTCTGCATCTTATAAATTAACCGTATGTGCAATTGTACAGGCTCGCAGCAAATCAACTCGATTCCCAAATAAAGTCCTAAAAAATATCGGAAATGGAAACAATGTTATTGAATTTCTTGTACACAGATTAAAACTTGCCCAGTTAGTTGATGAAATAATCATCGCCATTCCAGATTCTGAAGAAGAAACTTTCTTGACTCAAATTCAATCAATAATGGGCATAAGTATTGTACTTGGTAGTGAGGATGATGTACTTGAGCGTTATTATCAATGCTTAGATGCAACAAATGCGGATATAATAGTACGTATAACTGCCGATTGCCCTTTA
The DNA window shown above is from Synechococcus sp. CC9902 and carries:
- a CDS encoding sulfotransferase family 2 domain-containing protein, which translates into the protein MISHKYKCIFLHIPGTAGTLIERLIVGQDWYNIDPNSKHLNYKQSKQLYRDYWDHYFKFTWIRNPSDRLLSLTRFPNAYFNIQKFDADYLSEENIYQYYNYCRSHMNISSEYPLRELREISVYEDFLGEDFDFVGRFDKLNLDIKVLLNLLNISTCGISQIIHSISISTPKSRNKRLLRYNKSSLQLFRSLFLPDYLLFESFK
- a CDS encoding aldo/keto reductase, whose product is MKLSIGTAQFGMDYGITSTIGPVNIKEIKEVFSFALEHKIISLDTAYSYGDSEYKIGQCIGKDKRIRITTKLPSLPAIDPVHSATIYFQESLDRLATSSVDTLLVHNPSNLKGKHPSSILDWMKNLRSNGIINNIGISIYDHSDLSGINLDDIDIIQLPLSLYDQRNYKDMLISNLKSEGKYIVTRSSFLQGLILTEAEKWPTFLSRSFITHHHNFLNLIQKMTIQNPLFYALDFISRINEVDQIVVGIHSLDHLREIYNYYSMIEKSCASRIDYSTLAWDNMYDIDPRFWRST